A single Dasypus novemcinctus isolate mDasNov1 chromosome 4, mDasNov1.1.hap2, whole genome shotgun sequence DNA region contains:
- the LRRC15 gene encoding leucine-rich repeat-containing protein 15: MLLKYYLLLLVGCQAWGIGFAYYGCPSECTCSRASQVECTGARIVAVPTPLPWNAMSLQILNTHITELNESPFLNISDLLALRIEKNELARIMPGAFRHLGSLRYLSLANNKLQILPLDLFQGLNNLESLLLSSNQLLQIQPAHFSQFSNLKELQLHGNHLEYIPDGVFDHLGGLTKLNLGRNSLTQLSPRVFQHLGNLQVLRLYENRLSDIPMGTFDGLSNLQELALQNNQIGGLSSGLFHNNHNLQKLYLSNNHISQLPPGIFMQLPQLNRLTLFGNSLKELSPGIFGPMHNLRELWLYDNDITSIPDNVFSSLGQLQVLVLSRNQIRFISPGAFNGLRELRELSLHTNALQELNGNVFHMLVNLQNISLQNNHLRQLPGNLFANLNGLITIQLQNNQLENLPMGIFDHLGNLYELRLYNNPWRCDSNILPFRNWLLLNGRRLGTDTLPVCFSPANFRGQPLTIININMPAPSAQVPAVPQSPSYPATPRYPETPQYSDTPSLPDTTSVSYSTEYTKSRDDFTDLTTIGATEDRDTWGLTQAQSGLAIAAIVLGIIALICSLVTCIACCCCKKRSQEVLMQMKAPNEC; this comes from the coding sequence ATGCTGCTGAAATATTATCTCCTTTTGCTGGTGGGCTGCCAGGCCTGGGGCATAGGGTTTGCCTATTATGGCTGCCCTAGCGAGTGCACCTGCTCCCGGGCCTCCCAGGTGGAGTGCACGGGGGCACGCATCGTGGCGGTGCCCACGCCTCTGCCCTGGAATGCCATGAGCCTGCAGATCCTTAACACACACATCACCGAACTCAACGAGTCTCCGTTCCTCAATATCTCGGATCTCTTGGCCCTGAGGATTGAGAAGAATGAGCTGGCTCGCATCATGCCTGGTGCCTTCCGCCACCTGGGCTCACTACGCTATCTCAGTCTTGCTAACAACAAGCTTCAGATTCTGCCTCTCGACCTCTTCCAGGGGCTGAACAACCTCGAGTCGCTCCTTTTGTCCAGCAATCAGCTGCTGCAGATCCAGCCAGCCCACTTCTCCCAGTTCAGCAACCTCAAGGAACTGCAGTTGCATGGCAACCACCTGGAATACATCCCTGATGGCGTCTTCGACCACCTGGGGGGCCTCACCAAGCTCAATCTGGGCAGGAACAGCCTCACCCAACTTTCTCCCAGGGTCTTCCAACACCTGGGCAACCTTCAGGTTCTCCGGCTGTATGAGAACAGGCTCTCCGACATCCCCATGGGCACTTTTGATGGGCTGAGCAACCTACAGGAACTGGCCCTCCAAAACAATCAGATTGGTGGGCTCTCTTCAGGCCTCTTCCACAACAACCATAACCTCCAGAAACTCTATCTGTCCAACAACCACATCTCCCAGCTGCCTCCTGGCATCTTCATGCAACTGCCCCAGCTCAACCGGCTCACACTCTTTGGGAATTCCCTGAAGGAGCTCTCTCCAGGAATCTTTGGGCCCATGCACAACCTGCGGGAGCTATGGCTCTATGACAACGACATCACATCCATACCTGACAACGTCTTCAGCAGCCTTGGTCAGTTGCAAGTCCTCGTCCTAAGCCGCAACCAGATCCGCTTCATCTCCCCAGGTGCCTTCAACGGGCTGAGGGAGCTGCGGGAGTTGTCGCTCCACACCAACGCGCTGCAGGAGTTAAATGGAAACGTCTTCCACATGCTGGTCAACCTGCAGAACATCTCCCTGCAGAACAACCACCTCAGACAGCTCCCAGGGAATCTCTTTGCCAACCTCAATGGCCTCATCACCATCCAGTTGCAGAACAACCAGTTGGAGAACCTGCCCATGGGCATCTTTGATCACTTGGGGAACCTGTATGAGCTGCGGCTCTATAATAACCCCTGGAGGTGTGACTCCAACATCCTTCCATTCCGCAATTGGCTCCTGCTCAATGGGCGCAGGCTGGGGACGGACACCCTCCCGGTATGTTTCAGTCCAGCCAATTTCAGAGGCCAGCCCTTGACCATCATTAACATCAACATGCCTGCCCCCAGTGCCCAGGTCCCAGCGGTCCCCCAGTCGCCCAGCTATCCAGCAACACCTCGATACCCGGAAACGCCCCAATACTCGGACACACCCAGTCTTCCTGACACCACTTCTGTCTCCTACTCCACCGAGTACACCAAATCCAGGGATGACTTCACCGATCTGACCACCATCGGGGCCACCGAAGACCGCGACACGTGGGGCTTGACCCAGGCCCAGAGCGGGCTGGCCATCGCTGCCATTGTCCTCGGCATCATTGCCCTGATCTGCTCCCTGGTTACCTGCATCGCCTGTTGCTGCTGCAAGAAGAGGAGCCAAGAGGTCCTGATGCAGATGAAAGCACCCAACGAGTGTTAa